One Brassica napus cultivar Da-Ae chromosome A1, Da-Ae, whole genome shotgun sequence genomic region harbors:
- the LOC106438651 gene encoding expansin-like A2: MGLCRFLFFVVVVLLFSSSSSVDACDRCPHHSKAAFFSSASALSSGACSYGSMATAFFAGHIAAAVPSIYKDGAGCGACFQVRCHNPTLCSTKGTTVMVTDLNMSNQTDLVLSSRAFRAMAKPVVGADTDLLRQGIVEYHRVPCDYGNKKMLNVRVEESSKKPYYLAIKLLYQGGQTEVVAIDIAQAGSSNWSYMTRSHGAVWVTDNVPTGPLQFRFVVTAGYDGKMLWSKKVLPANWEAGKTYDAGVQITDIAQEGCDPCDDHIWN, from the exons ATGGGACTCTGCCGCTTTCTCTTCTTCGTCGTTGTTGTGCTGCTTTTCTCCTCATCTTCCTCAGTTGACGCCTGCGACCGATGTCCTCACCACTCTAAGGCTGCTTTTTTCTCCTCCGCATCCGCCCTATCCT CCGGAGCTTGTTCTTATGGTTCCATGGCTACGGCTTTCTTCGCCGGTCACATCGCCGCCGCCGTTCCTTCCATCTACAAAGACGGCGCTGGCTGCGGTGCTTGCTTTCAGGTCAGATGCCACAACCCCACTCTTTGCAGCACCAAAGGAACCACGGTGATGGTCACCGACCTCAACATGAGCAACCAAACCGATCTCGTCCTCAGCAGCAGAGCCTTCAGGGCCATGGCCAAACCGGTTGTCGGGGCTGACACAGATCTTCTCAGACAAGGCATCGTTGAATACCACAG aGTTCCTTGCGATTACGGAAACAAGAAGATGTTGAATGTTAGAGTTGAAGAATCAAGCAAAAAACCATACTACTTGGCTATAAAGCTCTTGTACCAAGGAGGCCAAACCGAAGTCGTAGCCATCGACATTGCTCAGGCTGGTTCCTCCAACTGGAGTTACATGACACGAAGCCACGGCGCCGTATGGGTCACTGACAATGTACCCACCGGACCTCTTCAGTTCAGGTTCGTGGTGACAGCTGGCTACGACGGAAAAATGCTCTGGTCTAAGAAGGTTCTTCCTGCCAACTGGGAAGCCGGCAAGACCTACGACGCCGGCGTT